From one Gossypium hirsutum isolate 1008001.06 chromosome D08, Gossypium_hirsutum_v2.1, whole genome shotgun sequence genomic stretch:
- the LOC107963307 gene encoding uncharacterized protein isoform X1 encodes MDYPFGCMSAVDSSLAGLTLDDVLGHAKRSEPPPSHNHTPPETVRDDPANKDKKSWKLFREKLKLRKTGSGWTSSISIPASDVNIQAKKPQNPRRVSFAETNRIAEIGDRAPVRNPRAAQLGRRSSVRYAQDHQDPVDTVMPCDGPPSRSFKPQNIHDDDDGSPGSSPKGAKRILSAREAVASQEAAEAAAAAEKNDSSAAEEPVTMSLMDLLGESGSSYMGEDDEDEYDEDEEDEEEEIVQAKGIEFTCCICKVNLTSSAFMPCGHTYCRLCSKELSVQRGNCPHCNGFVLEVLEIF; translated from the exons ATGGATTACCCTTTCGGATGC ATGTCGGCGGTTGACAGCAGTCTAGCCGGTTTAACTCTCGACGACGTTTTGGGACACGCTAAACGGTCTGAACCGCCGCCCAGTCATAACCATACGCCTCCGGAGACTGTACGAGATGATCCAGCTAACAAGGACAAGAAGAGTTGGAAATTGTTTCGTGAGAAGCTTAAGCTCAGGAAAACCGGTTCGGGTTGGACCTCCTCGATTTCGATCCCGGCATCTGATGTTAACATTCAAGCTAAGAAACCCCAAAACCCGCGGCGTGTTTCCTTTGCTGAAACCAACCGCATTGCCGAAATAGGTGATCGTGCTCCGGTAAGGAACCCCAGGGCGGCGCAATTGGGTCGGAGGAGTTCCGTACGGTACGCACAAGATCACCAAGATCCCGTCGATACCGTTATGCCCTGCGACGGTCCACCATCAAGAAGCTTCAAGCCACAAAATATCCATGACGACGACGATGGTTCTCCTGGATCATCGCCAAAGGGAGCAAAGAGGATATTGTCGGCAAGAGAAGCAGTGGCTTCACAAGAAGCAGCAGAAGCAGCCGCAGCTGCGGAAAAAAACGATTCATCCGCGGCTGAGGAACCCGTTACGATGTCGTTGATGGATTTGTTGGGTGAGTCAGGGTCGAGTTACATGGGCGAAGACGATGAGGACGAGTATGACGAAGATGAGGAAGATGAGGAAGAAGAGATTGTGCAAGCGAAGGGAATTGAGTTCACGTGTTGCATTTGTAAGGTGAACCTTACGAGCTCGGCGTTTATGCCTTGTGGGCATACTTATTGTCGGCTTTGTTCGAAGGAGCTTTCGGTTCAGCGAGGGAATTGCCCGCATTGTAATGGCTTTGTGTTGGAAGTTCTTGAGatcttttaa
- the LOC107963307 gene encoding uncharacterized protein isoform X2 produces MSAVDSSLAGLTLDDVLGHAKRSEPPPSHNHTPPETVRDDPANKDKKSWKLFREKLKLRKTGSGWTSSISIPASDVNIQAKKPQNPRRVSFAETNRIAEIGDRAPVRNPRAAQLGRRSSVRYAQDHQDPVDTVMPCDGPPSRSFKPQNIHDDDDGSPGSSPKGAKRILSAREAVASQEAAEAAAAAEKNDSSAAEEPVTMSLMDLLGESGSSYMGEDDEDEYDEDEEDEEEEIVQAKGIEFTCCICKVNLTSSAFMPCGHTYCRLCSKELSVQRGNCPHCNGFVLEVLEIF; encoded by the coding sequence ATGTCGGCGGTTGACAGCAGTCTAGCCGGTTTAACTCTCGACGACGTTTTGGGACACGCTAAACGGTCTGAACCGCCGCCCAGTCATAACCATACGCCTCCGGAGACTGTACGAGATGATCCAGCTAACAAGGACAAGAAGAGTTGGAAATTGTTTCGTGAGAAGCTTAAGCTCAGGAAAACCGGTTCGGGTTGGACCTCCTCGATTTCGATCCCGGCATCTGATGTTAACATTCAAGCTAAGAAACCCCAAAACCCGCGGCGTGTTTCCTTTGCTGAAACCAACCGCATTGCCGAAATAGGTGATCGTGCTCCGGTAAGGAACCCCAGGGCGGCGCAATTGGGTCGGAGGAGTTCCGTACGGTACGCACAAGATCACCAAGATCCCGTCGATACCGTTATGCCCTGCGACGGTCCACCATCAAGAAGCTTCAAGCCACAAAATATCCATGACGACGACGATGGTTCTCCTGGATCATCGCCAAAGGGAGCAAAGAGGATATTGTCGGCAAGAGAAGCAGTGGCTTCACAAGAAGCAGCAGAAGCAGCCGCAGCTGCGGAAAAAAACGATTCATCCGCGGCTGAGGAACCCGTTACGATGTCGTTGATGGATTTGTTGGGTGAGTCAGGGTCGAGTTACATGGGCGAAGACGATGAGGACGAGTATGACGAAGATGAGGAAGATGAGGAAGAAGAGATTGTGCAAGCGAAGGGAATTGAGTTCACGTGTTGCATTTGTAAGGTGAACCTTACGAGCTCGGCGTTTATGCCTTGTGGGCATACTTATTGTCGGCTTTGTTCGAAGGAGCTTTCGGTTCAGCGAGGGAATTGCCCGCATTGTAATGGCTTTGTGTTGGAAGTTCTTGAGatcttttaa